In Oncorhynchus gorbuscha isolate QuinsamMale2020 ecotype Even-year linkage group LG02, OgorEven_v1.0, whole genome shotgun sequence, a single genomic region encodes these proteins:
- the LOC123999229 gene encoding transcriptional repressor p66-alpha-like isoform X6, giving the protein MSEEAVRQTRSRKRALERDVVAPGSPGWELDSKKVKLENCDLLPAADGPIALVAVGGGGDVVRTEQTAKVASMSILKTGEVKATIKVEVQTGDRPVDMSTSKSDVKKERQPLSPNNDVIVLSDNELSIPVVNGLNYYRKTDTDLLRKSSPDERECIIKQLKEELRLQEAKLVLLKKLRHSQIQKESTVQKPTSGSVATPPPLVRGSIASGKGPLQVSSGRSSGIVIPPPLVRGGQHVPSKLNSQTVMPPLVRGAQPIAVSPQQIASLRQQQHSGSAPPPLLLAPRASVPNVQVQGQRVIQQGLIRVANVPNTNVLVNIPQGSQKGSSVTSQAAMGSGVSTVQANESPAARQAAAKLALRKQLEKTLLEIPPPKPPSPERNFLPSAANNEFIYLMGLEEVVQNLLDTLGRGKKQGQSVAPVTPIPMEPHTCAQCKTDFTSCWRSEKSGPVLCDQCMSSNLKKALKAQHTNRLKAAFVKALQQEQEVEQRILQQAASPVSKMPSSSSRMKSEQQQHMLVSQQYKQARAQLQLQQHRGTPMARHHSSIKQSSGQMSRSVQQVVGSRGVTHSFSTSSQQLQNAVTAASLVSRPGVTMGYVNPSLSVHKTTTSANLERQREYLLDMIPSRSISQTANTWK; this is encoded by the exons ATGTCGGAGGAGGCGGTGCGTCAGACGCGCAGCCGGAAGCGGGCCCTGGAGAGGGATGTGGTTGCCCCTGGCAGCCCTGGATGGGAGCTGGACAGTAAGAAGGTAAAGCTGGAGAACTGTGACCTGCTACCTGCAGCAGATGGACCTATAGCTCTAGTGGCTgtgggtggaggaggagatgtggtgAGGACTGAGCAGACAGCCAAGGTGGCCAGCATGAGCATCCTGAAGACCGGTGAGGTTAAGGCTACCATCAAAGTGGAGGTGCAGACCGGGGACAGGCCTGTAGATATGAGCACATCCAAGAG tgatgtaaagaaagagaggcagCCCCTGTCACCAAACAATGATGTCATAGTGCTGTCAGACAACGAGCTGTCCATCCCCGTCGTGAACGGCCTGAACTactacagaaagacagacactgACCTGctcagg AAGAGCAGCCCAGATGAGAGGGAGTGCATCATCAAACAGTTGAAGGAGGAGCTGAGACTCCAGGAGGCCAAGCTGGTGCTGCTGAAGAAACTACGACACAGCCAGATCCAGAAGGAGAGCACTGTACAGAAG cCAACCTCTGGCTCTGTGGCTACTCCTCCACCGCTGGTCAGAGGCAGCATCGCATCAGGCAAAGGACCACTACAG GTGTCGTCAGGCCGTAGCTCAGGCATAGTGATCCCTCCTCCATTAGTCCGGGGTGGGCAGCACGTCCCGTCCAAACTGAACTCTCAGACTGTCATGCCACCCCTCGTCAGAGGGGCACAG CCCATTGCGGTGTCTCCCCAGCAGATCGCGTCCTTGCGGCAGCAGCAGCACTCTGGGTCGGCCCCCCCTCCCCTGCTGCTGGCCCCCAGGGCCTCGGTCCCCAACGTCCAGGTGCAGGGTCAGAGGGTCATCCAGCAGGGCCTTATCAGGGTGGCCAATGTCCCCAACACCAACGTCCTGGTCAACATACCACAG GGCTCTCAGAAGGGCTCATCTGTGACGTCTCAGGCCGCGATGGGCAGTGGCGTGTCCACGGTCCAGGCCAACGAGTCCCCGGCTGCTCGCCAGGCGGCCGCCAAGCTGGCGTTGCGTAAGCAGCTGGAGAAGACACTGCTGGAGATCCCTCCTCCCAAACCTCCCTCGCCCGAGCGCAACTTCCTGCCGTCAGCAGCCAACAACGAGTTCATCTACCTGATGGGCCTGGAGGAGGTGGTGCAGAACCTGCTGGACACACTGGGACGGG GCAAGAAACAGGGTCAGTCAGTGGCCCCGGTGACCCCCATCCCCATGGAGCCGCACACCTGCGCCCAGTGCAAGACCGATTTCACGTCGTGCTGGCGCTCTGAGAAGAGCGGCCCCGTCCTGTGCGACCAGTGCATGTCGTCCAACCTCAAGAAGGCCCTAAAGGCGCAGCACACCAACCGTCTGAAGGCGGCTTTCGTCAAGGCCCTGCAGCAGGAGCAGGAAGTAGAGCAGCGGATCCTCCAGCAGGCCGCCTCCCCAGTCTCCAAAATGCCCTCTTCTTCCTCAAGGATGAAGAGTGAGCAGCAGCAGCATATGCTGGTGTCTCAACAGTACAAGCAGGCGAGagcccagctccagctccagcagCATAGAGGCACGCCTATGGCCCGCCACCACTCCTCCATCAAGCAG aGCTCTGGTCAGATGTCCCGTAGTGTGCAGCAGGTGGTAGGGTCTCGCGGTgtcactcactcgttctccacgTCCTCTCAGCAGCTGCAGAACGCTGTGACCGCAGCCTCGCTGGTCAGCAGGCCAG GTGTGACCATGGGCTATGTGAACCCCAGCCTGTCTGTCCACAAGACCACCACCTCAGCCAACCTGGAGCGCCAGAGAGAGTACCTCCTGGACATGATTCCCTCCCGCTCCATCTCCCAGACAGCCAACACATGGAAATAA